A single genomic interval of Natronolimnobius sp. AArcel1 harbors:
- a CDS encoding TIGR00296 family protein: MSQRQGVDLSYEDGARAVELAREAVESYVEHGQREQPGSMREAFYERTGAFVRLESTRGRGSLRGCAGGYRSGDQLGHVIVDAAIEAASEDSCGSEVSPSELPNLTVSVCTVRNVLLTDDPLADLEVGTHGVAIDGGEGGWLYPTVPVENNWSAREYLDRTCRKAKLAPGAWQDDDVVVTLFEGQVFRERAADGSIEEV, translated from the coding sequence ATGTCCCAGCGACAGGGCGTCGACCTCTCCTATGAAGACGGGGCGCGTGCGGTCGAACTCGCGCGTGAAGCCGTCGAATCTTACGTGGAACACGGGCAACGAGAACAACCAGGAAGCATGCGTGAGGCCTTTTACGAGCGCACGGGCGCGTTCGTTCGACTCGAGTCAACGCGCGGGCGGGGCAGCCTGCGCGGGTGTGCTGGTGGCTACCGCTCAGGCGACCAACTCGGTCACGTCATCGTCGACGCGGCAATCGAAGCCGCGAGCGAAGACTCCTGTGGCTCCGAAGTGAGCCCCTCCGAACTGCCAAACCTCACGGTTTCGGTCTGTACCGTCAGAAATGTCCTCCTCACGGACGATCCGTTGGCCGACCTCGAGGTCGGTACCCACGGCGTCGCCATCGACGGTGGCGAGGGCGGCTGGCTCTACCCGACGGTGCCAGTCGAGAACAACTGGAGCGCACGCGAGTACCTCGACCGCACCTGCCGGAAGGCAAAACTCGCGCCGGGGGCCTGGCAAGATGACGACGTTGTCGTCACGCTGTTCGAAGGACAGGTCTTCCGCGAGCGTGCGGCCGACGGCAGTATCGAAGAAGTCTAA
- a CDS encoding GTP-binding protein, giving the protein MSVPVTVLSGELGAGKTTLLSRLLETVERDIAVLVNDVGAVNVDADLVEARTDLETGEEVVALENGCICCSLGNELSQAVIQLWKEHEFDHLVVEASGVSEPEPIARQFVRGPAGGPYDLEAVVTVIDARRFYDRFADSSVDDPPEIEGDDDTGTRPLADLVLEQVEFCDLLVVNKCDLVDDGERERVVALLETLQPRADLITSEHGDLEPDQLLGVERFDLEAATEAAGWKQVIEADEREHEHDDLTDADGDHEHEHSDHHDHGDHHEHGDHGGHDHDHDHDHRHPPERYGIAVDTYHRRRPFHPERLEAFLSDLPDGLVRAKGLCWIAGREKQAITMSYAGTETALEVTGRWIASFSEERQELYRQGQPDLPWDDEWGDRETRLALIGRNIDLEALEARLDECLLTDAEMDDDWLVYENRAPTGMGESAVVSSER; this is encoded by the coding sequence ATGTCTGTTCCGGTCACCGTCCTTAGCGGCGAACTCGGCGCGGGGAAGACGACGCTGCTCTCGAGGCTACTCGAGACGGTTGAGCGCGATATCGCCGTGTTGGTCAACGATGTCGGCGCGGTCAACGTCGACGCCGACCTCGTGGAAGCGCGCACCGACCTCGAGACTGGCGAGGAAGTTGTCGCCCTCGAAAACGGCTGTATCTGCTGTAGCCTCGGCAATGAACTCTCGCAGGCGGTAATTCAACTCTGGAAGGAACACGAGTTCGACCATCTCGTCGTCGAGGCCTCCGGCGTCAGCGAACCCGAGCCGATTGCCCGCCAATTTGTCCGCGGACCCGCCGGCGGCCCCTACGATCTCGAGGCCGTCGTGACGGTGATCGACGCGCGGCGATTTTATGACCGCTTCGCCGATTCGTCCGTCGACGACCCACCCGAAATCGAGGGTGACGACGACACTGGTACGCGCCCGCTCGCCGATCTGGTCCTCGAGCAAGTCGAGTTCTGTGACCTGCTCGTGGTCAACAAGTGCGACCTCGTCGACGACGGCGAACGCGAGCGCGTCGTTGCCTTGCTCGAGACGCTCCAGCCCCGCGCTGATCTCATCACGAGCGAGCACGGCGACCTCGAGCCCGATCAGTTACTGGGAGTCGAGCGATTCGATCTCGAGGCGGCGACCGAAGCAGCAGGCTGGAAGCAGGTGATCGAAGCGGATGAGCGCGAGCACGAGCACGATGACCTCACTGACGCTGATGGTGATCACGAGCACGAACACAGCGACCACCATGACCACGGTGACCACCACGAGCATGGCGATCACGGCGGCCACGATCATGATCACGACCACGATCACCGCCACCCACCCGAACGCTACGGCATCGCTGTCGACACCTACCATCGCCGCCGGCCGTTCCACCCCGAACGCCTCGAGGCGTTCCTGTCGGACCTCCCCGATGGCCTCGTGCGCGCGAAAGGGCTGTGCTGGATTGCCGGCCGCGAAAAGCAGGCGATCACGATGAGCTACGCCGGCACCGAGACCGCACTCGAGGTCACGGGCCGCTGGATCGCCAGCTTCTCCGAGGAACGCCAGGAACTGTACCGACAGGGCCAGCCTGACCTTCCGTGGGACGACGAATGGGGCGACCGCGAGACCCGACTCGCGCTCATCGGGCGTAACATCGATCTCGAGGCGCTCGAGGCGCGTCTTGATGAGTGTCTGCTCACTGACGCGGAGATGGACGACGACTGGCTCGTCTACGAGAATCGTGCGCCGACTGGAATGGGCGAGAGCGCTGTAGTCTCGAGTGAGCGCTAA
- a CDS encoding histone deacetylase has protein sequence MQFGYSEVCLEHDPGSRHPETPDRLRAIRERLKRKHGVEYVDADPVGIDTIASVHDRAYIESVEQFCADGGGDWDPDTSAVEETWDAIRHSTGLACWAVDAALEGASGRDTPFSIGRPPGHHAVYDDAMGFCFANNAAIAAQHALDNDEYDVERVAIVDWDVHHGNGTQDIFYDRDDVFFVSIHEKGLYPGTGNIDETGEGAGEGRTMNIPMPAGTGDAAYLAATEGPVATALETYDIDLLIVSAGFDAHRHDPISRIRLSTEAYALLTDRLRTVADNCDAGLAFVLEGGYGLDVLADSVAMVHETFDGREPIEPDNGYSEDALEVLEAVCDAHDLSLEF, from the coding sequence ATGCAATTTGGTTACAGCGAGGTCTGTCTCGAACACGATCCTGGGTCGCGTCACCCGGAGACGCCCGACCGCTTGCGTGCGATTCGTGAGCGATTGAAGCGAAAACACGGCGTTGAGTATGTCGACGCCGACCCTGTCGGTATCGATACGATTGCGTCTGTCCACGACCGTGCATATATCGAGTCAGTCGAGCAGTTCTGTGCTGACGGTGGCGGAGACTGGGATCCCGATACATCTGCCGTCGAAGAAACCTGGGATGCGATCCGTCACAGCACCGGACTCGCCTGCTGGGCAGTTGACGCTGCACTCGAGGGGGCATCCGGCCGGGACACGCCATTTTCAATCGGCCGACCGCCGGGTCATCACGCCGTCTACGACGACGCGATGGGGTTTTGCTTTGCGAACAACGCCGCGATTGCGGCCCAACACGCACTCGATAACGACGAATACGATGTCGAGCGTGTCGCAATTGTTGACTGGGACGTCCATCACGGTAACGGCACACAGGATATCTTTTACGACCGTGATGACGTGTTCTTCGTCTCTATCCACGAGAAAGGGCTGTACCCGGGAACGGGCAATATCGACGAAACTGGAGAGGGGGCGGGTGAAGGGAGGACGATGAACATCCCGATGCCTGCTGGTACTGGTGATGCTGCCTACCTCGCTGCCACCGAGGGTCCAGTTGCGACTGCACTCGAGACGTACGATATCGACCTGCTGATCGTCAGTGCGGGCTTCGATGCACACCGACACGACCCGATTTCGCGGATTCGCCTCTCGACGGAAGCGTATGCCTTACTCACTGATCGCTTGCGGACCGTCGCCGACAACTGTGACGCCGGTCTAGCGTTCGTTCTTGAGGGTGGGTACGGACTCGACGTGCTCGCAGATAGTGTTGCGATGGTCCACGAGACGTTCGACGGCCGAGAGCCAATCGAACCCGACAACGGGTATAGCGAGGACGCACTCGAGGTGCTCGAGGCGGTTTGTGACGCACACGACCTTTCGCTCGAGTTTTGA
- a CDS encoding CopG family ribbon-helix-helix protein, with protein MPVVSVSMPAELIERLDAVADDHDYTGRSEVVRKSARALLSEFDDERLENRPLAGTVTVLYEFANQSVERRVTDIRHDHETAIVTNDHSHVGTGDIRTGSTDTAPADDAADPVAKATINRTQPSYCLDLFVLESDLEEISQFVGQLRAVDGVETVDYSLVPLDSVGQLPETQQNT; from the coding sequence ATGCCCGTCGTCAGCGTCTCGATGCCTGCCGAACTGATCGAGCGACTCGACGCCGTCGCCGACGATCACGACTACACCGGCCGCAGTGAGGTCGTCCGCAAAAGCGCCCGCGCGTTGCTCTCGGAATTCGACGACGAACGCCTCGAGAACCGTCCCCTTGCTGGCACCGTCACCGTCCTCTACGAGTTCGCAAACCAATCAGTCGAACGCCGCGTCACGGACATTCGCCACGACCACGAGACAGCTATCGTCACGAACGATCACAGCCACGTCGGCACCGGCGACATCCGAACCGGCAGCACTGACACTGCACCCGCTGACGACGCCGCCGATCCGGTGGCAAAAGCGACGATCAACCGCACCCAACCCAGTTACTGCCTCGATCTGTTCGTCCTCGAGAGCGACCTCGAGGAGATTTCGCAGTTCGTCGGCCAACTCCGCGCAGTCGACGGTGTTGAGACCGTCGACTACTCGCTGGTGCCGTTGGATTCGGTCGGACAGCTCCCGGAGACACAACAGAACACGTAG
- a CDS encoding histone family protein, with product MNVELPFAPVDTIIRRNAGDLRVSAGASKALASRIQERGSELAVDAAEEATADGRKTLMAQDFGVETVVDKDDLELPVAPVDRIARIDIDDRYRVSMDARVALADILEDYADNVARAAAILAHHADRRTITADDIETYFSLFE from the coding sequence ATGAACGTCGAACTCCCGTTTGCCCCGGTTGATACGATCATCCGGCGGAACGCGGGCGACCTTCGGGTGAGCGCCGGGGCGTCGAAGGCACTTGCATCACGGATTCAAGAACGTGGTAGTGAACTCGCGGTCGATGCCGCCGAGGAGGCGACCGCTGACGGCCGAAAGACGCTGATGGCGCAGGATTTCGGCGTCGAGACGGTCGTTGATAAGGATGATCTCGAGTTGCCGGTTGCACCAGTAGACCGGATTGCCCGAATCGATATCGACGACCGGTATCGCGTCTCGATGGACGCCCGTGTGGCGCTTGCAGACATTCTCGAGGATTATGCTGACAACGTCGCCAGAGCGGCGGCAATCCTCGCTCACCACGCGGATCGACGAACTATTACGGCTGACGACATCGAGACGTACTTCTCGCTGTTTGAGTGA
- the cca gene encoding CCA tRNA nucleotidyltransferase: protein MSDEEADPDDHDADETAGDLEAVLETVREQVDPSPDERERLRAVADRLAARAEDAANDLEPGADVLQAGSTARDTWISGDRDIDIFVRFPPELDRATLERYGLEVGHATLPEGHEEYAEHPYVKGVVEGFDIDVVPCFRLESATDIRSAVDRTPFHTQYLEARLDDDLAADVRLTKQFLKGIGAYGSDLRTRGFSGYLTELLVVEYGGFRPLLEAATEWQPPVELDPEDHGQASFTDPLVVIDPTDPERNVAAVCSAANVARFQHYARALLESPMLESFEADDPDPLSESELRAHLERRGTIPVAIRFNAPNVVDDQLYPQLYKSLSGITQGLDDLDFDVFRGTTFANETAVIFAELTVVEQPAVERHQGPPVHVPGHAKGFYSAYADDPDTYGPFIEGGRYVAEREREFTTARGFLESDQLFDVGLGAHVETALENEYDVLVGDEITALLDEFGAELRRYFEPRP, encoded by the coding sequence ATGAGCGACGAGGAAGCCGACCCGGACGACCACGACGCGGACGAAACAGCCGGCGACCTCGAGGCCGTCCTCGAGACGGTCCGCGAGCAAGTCGATCCCAGCCCCGACGAACGCGAGCGACTGCGCGCGGTTGCTGACCGACTCGCCGCCCGCGCCGAGGACGCCGCGAACGACCTCGAGCCCGGCGCGGATGTCCTGCAAGCAGGTTCGACAGCCAGAGACACCTGGATCAGCGGCGACCGCGATATCGACATCTTCGTTCGCTTCCCACCGGAACTCGACCGCGCGACGCTCGAGCGCTACGGCCTCGAGGTCGGCCACGCGACGCTGCCGGAGGGCCACGAGGAGTACGCCGAACATCCCTATGTCAAAGGCGTCGTCGAGGGGTTTGACATCGACGTTGTCCCTTGCTTTCGCCTCGAGTCCGCGACAGACATCCGGTCGGCCGTCGACCGCACCCCCTTCCACACGCAGTATCTCGAGGCCCGACTGGACGACGACCTCGCGGCTGACGTGCGCCTGACGAAACAGTTCCTGAAAGGCATCGGCGCGTACGGCAGTGACCTCCGGACGCGCGGGTTCAGCGGCTACCTCACCGAACTGCTCGTCGTCGAATACGGCGGCTTTCGCCCACTGCTCGAGGCGGCGACCGAGTGGCAGCCACCAGTCGAACTCGACCCCGAAGACCACGGGCAAGCGAGTTTCACTGATCCGCTCGTCGTCATCGACCCGACCGACCCCGAGCGCAACGTCGCCGCAGTTTGTTCCGCCGCAAACGTCGCGCGCTTCCAGCACTACGCCCGCGCCCTCCTCGAGTCCCCCATGCTCGAGTCCTTCGAGGCTGATGACCCTGATCCACTCTCTGAATCCGAACTGCGCGCCCACCTCGAGCGCCGCGGGACGATTCCGGTCGCCATCCGCTTCAACGCCCCAAACGTCGTCGACGACCAGCTCTACCCGCAACTCTACAAGTCGCTCTCAGGGATCACGCAAGGGCTCGACGACCTCGATTTCGACGTGTTCCGCGGGACGACGTTCGCCAACGAAACAGCCGTCATCTTTGCTGAACTCACCGTCGTCGAACAGCCCGCCGTCGAACGCCACCAGGGGCCACCGGTTCACGTCCCAGGCCACGCCAAAGGGTTCTACAGTGCCTACGCGGACGACCCAGACACCTACGGCCCGTTCATCGAGGGCGGCCGGTACGTCGCCGAACGCGAACGCGAGTTCACGACCGCCCGTGGATTCCTCGAGAGTGACCAGCTATTCGATGTCGGCCTCGGTGCACACGTTGAGACTGCCCTCGAGAACGAGTATGACGTGCTCGTCGGCGACGAAATCACGGCGTTACTCGACGAATTCGGAGCAGAACTCAGACGGTACTTCGAACCGCGACCCTGA
- a CDS encoding single-stranded DNA binding protein: MSDIEGVYEDLEADVSLEEFREAVEEKVEQMGGLADEETAAMLIAHEVGESEVGGIADIEPGMEEAKFVAKVLSIGEVRTFERDGEDEDGRVVNVEVADETGSVRAAFWDEHAEAAIEELEEGQVLRIKGRPKEGFSGVEISVDQVEPDPDTEIDVQLSDTHTVESLSLGLSNVNLVGLVLDTGTVRTFDRDDGSKGKVSNLVLGDSTGRVRVTMWDEQAETATEFSPGVTVEVVDGYVKERDGNLELHVGNRGAVEEVDEEVEYVPESTPIEDLEIGQTVDLAGVVRSADPKRTFDRDDGSEGQVRNIRVQDATGDIRVAMWGEKADIDIGPGDEVALGDVEIQDGWQDDLEASAGWQSTITVLESEADAASSGGDDTGSGSNNAGLSSFAGDDDASGDDATDSVADDSDAATDSASGDDGVPTDGAETEFTGVVVQAGDPVVLDDGETTMSVATDADVGLGEEVTARGVVRDGRLEANDVF; encoded by the coding sequence ATGAGCGACATCGAGGGCGTATATGAAGACCTCGAGGCCGACGTCTCTCTCGAGGAGTTTCGCGAGGCCGTCGAGGAGAAAGTCGAGCAGATGGGCGGACTCGCGGACGAGGAGACGGCGGCGATGCTCATCGCTCACGAGGTCGGCGAGAGCGAGGTCGGCGGCATCGCTGATATCGAACCCGGAATGGAGGAAGCGAAGTTCGTCGCGAAGGTCCTCTCGATTGGCGAGGTTCGGACCTTCGAACGCGATGGCGAGGACGAGGACGGCCGCGTCGTCAACGTCGAAGTCGCAGACGAAACCGGCTCCGTGCGGGCGGCTTTTTGGGACGAACACGCCGAAGCCGCCATCGAGGAACTCGAGGAGGGACAGGTTCTCCGGATCAAGGGCCGACCCAAAGAGGGCTTCAGCGGCGTCGAGATCAGCGTTGATCAGGTTGAACCGGACCCAGATACGGAAATTGATGTGCAGCTGTCGGACACTCACACCGTCGAAAGCCTCTCGCTTGGACTCTCGAACGTGAATCTGGTCGGCCTCGTCCTCGACACTGGCACCGTCCGGACGTTCGACCGCGACGACGGCTCCAAGGGGAAGGTGTCGAACCTCGTCCTCGGCGATTCGACCGGGCGCGTGCGCGTGACGATGTGGGACGAACAGGCCGAGACAGCCACCGAATTCAGCCCGGGCGTAACCGTCGAAGTCGTCGACGGTTACGTTAAAGAACGTGACGGCAACCTCGAGTTACACGTGGGCAACCGCGGCGCAGTCGAGGAAGTCGACGAAGAAGTCGAGTACGTCCCCGAGAGCACCCCAATCGAAGACCTCGAGATCGGACAAACGGTCGACCTCGCGGGTGTTGTTCGCTCTGCGGACCCAAAACGCACCTTCGACCGCGACGACGGCTCCGAAGGCCAAGTCCGAAACATTCGCGTACAGGATGCAACCGGCGACATTCGCGTCGCAATGTGGGGCGAAAAAGCGGATATCGATATCGGCCCCGGCGACGAGGTTGCCCTCGGCGATGTCGAGATTCAAGACGGCTGGCAGGACGACCTCGAGGCCTCTGCGGGCTGGCAGTCGACGATTACGGTTCTCGAGTCCGAGGCTGACGCGGCCTCGAGTGGGGGCGACGACACTGGTTCGGGCAGCAACAACGCGGGACTCTCTTCGTTCGCCGGCGATGACGACGCATCCGGCGATGATGCCACCGATTCGGTGGCTGACGATTCTGACGCAGCTACCGATTCAGCATCCGGTGATGATGGCGTCCCTACCGACGGCGCGGAAACCGAGTTCACGGGCGTCGTCGTACAGGCTGGCGACCCAGTCGTTCTCGACGACGGCGAGACGACGATGAGTGTCGCGACCGACGCAGACGTTGGTCTGGGCGAGGAAGTCACCGCTCGTGGGGTCGTCCGCGACGGCCGCCTCGAGGCAAACGACGTGTTCTGA
- a CDS encoding DUF6498-containing protein — MVTRAVSERVPRPVTFVPILIGNLVPLVGVLEFGWDPATLVVIYALEVLLAFPLAAGKALFAGKPPRVKDLETEDGEGDSSVISVGNTELARKRGHLRLVSWLPPIYPRNLPFIGALLFATVWSTLFLVALLAEVAVGEALARPEVWFCVAALVSGQVIETWRDYFRGGRYETTSPYAVIETPARQAFFLVFVLFFVAEASGAIVLGAFVAVKLLVDWSAFRATNGGSGRLTGWLSGPDDEGEPLEALDVPTDEPDARFSTHTRTVVLTGVLRTLIKPAPFYIGIVLLAWFLALAVLGGTASGRAAIALTVGISLLAFAALVGFLAIKTAEHILEYAPLEYRRYDDHLVAYDTWVDEPQWALALYEVRDVSLIHTRFPDRVYDTRTLEAQMGWGDDEATRELGPVTDAPAFVETFELPITEAALELEPLNRRVATAAVVPLGGVLVGAIIFAAGPWPLVGALPYVVFGLPFLALVVHGLWRQAYPEPA, encoded by the coding sequence ATGGTCACTCGAGCCGTGTCCGAGCGGGTCCCTCGGCCCGTAACGTTCGTGCCGATTCTCATCGGAAATCTGGTGCCGCTGGTCGGCGTGCTCGAGTTCGGCTGGGACCCGGCGACGCTGGTCGTCATTTACGCACTCGAGGTACTCCTCGCGTTTCCACTCGCCGCGGGGAAGGCGCTGTTTGCGGGCAAGCCGCCTCGAGTCAAGGACCTCGAGACCGAAGATGGCGAGGGAGACTCGAGTGTCATCAGCGTCGGAAACACCGAGCTGGCACGCAAGCGCGGGCACCTGCGGCTCGTGTCGTGGCTTCCCCCGATCTATCCGCGGAACCTGCCGTTTATCGGTGCGTTGTTGTTTGCGACCGTGTGGTCGACGCTCTTTCTCGTCGCCTTGCTGGCCGAAGTTGCAGTCGGCGAAGCCCTTGCGCGGCCGGAAGTCTGGTTCTGTGTTGCCGCGCTGGTGAGCGGACAGGTCATCGAGACCTGGCGTGACTATTTCCGCGGCGGACGCTACGAGACGACCTCGCCGTACGCAGTCATCGAAACCCCGGCGCGACAGGCCTTCTTCCTCGTATTCGTCTTGTTCTTCGTCGCGGAAGCGAGCGGTGCCATCGTCCTCGGCGCGTTCGTCGCCGTCAAACTGCTCGTCGACTGGTCGGCGTTTCGCGCGACCAACGGCGGTAGCGGGCGACTCACTGGCTGGCTCTCCGGTCCGGACGACGAGGGTGAACCCCTCGAGGCACTGGACGTCCCCACAGACGAGCCGGATGCCCGATTCTCGACACACACGCGGACCGTGGTTCTGACCGGCGTTCTCCGCACACTGATCAAACCAGCCCCGTTCTACATCGGGATCGTCCTTCTCGCGTGGTTCCTCGCCCTCGCCGTTTTGGGAGGCACCGCCAGCGGCAGGGCCGCGATCGCGCTGACGGTCGGCATCAGTCTCCTCGCGTTCGCGGCGCTCGTCGGCTTTCTGGCGATTAAAACAGCCGAACATATCCTCGAGTACGCTCCACTCGAGTACCGCCGATACGACGATCATCTCGTCGCGTACGATACGTGGGTCGACGAACCGCAGTGGGCATTGGCGCTGTATGAAGTCCGTGACGTCAGTCTCATCCACACCCGATTCCCCGACCGAGTGTACGACACCCGCACGCTCGAGGCCCAGATGGGCTGGGGCGACGACGAGGCGACGCGAGAACTCGGCCCCGTGACAGACGCCCCGGCGTTCGTCGAGACGTTCGAGTTGCCGATCACGGAGGCAGCACTCGAGTTGGAGCCACTTAACCGGCGAGTTGCGACGGCTGCAGTCGTCCCCCTCGGCGGCGTGCTTGTCGGTGCAATTATCTTCGCGGCTGGGCCGTGGCCGCTAGTGGGTGCGCTTCCCTACGTTGTCTTTGGACTGCCATTTCTCGCACTCGTCGTGCATGGCCTCTGGCGACAGGCATACCCGGAACCAGCGTAG
- a CDS encoding GTP-binding protein, whose protein sequence is MDDSRIPVTVLSGSLGAGKTTVLNHVLTADHGLEVAVVVNDMGEVNVDAEHVTQQSDLGGEEEVIEMSNGCICCRLRGDMLDEVGRLADRREFDYLLVESSGISEPIPVAQTFAMGFEDAEFDPTDTYALDTMVTVVNAHSFFESFDSGAALTDQDGHLEGDSGRVPEEVLLDQIEFCDVLLLNKCDLVPDEDLAEIEAVLERLQPRAEIIRTEFGEIDPDEILGTGEFDFQHAQNSAGWKHELQHDHHHDPQEEHGVTSFVYQRRRPFHPERIATLLSDLPDEVVRAKGFFWSAGREDVAMGVDKAGTSVRAGPSGTWLANLPKAEREQYFAARPGLKDDWHEEYGDRMTRLVFIAREFDESGLIDRLDDCVLTDAEMGADWTTYLDPFEPESRRELALSQ, encoded by the coding sequence ATGGACGATAGCCGAATCCCCGTGACAGTTCTGAGCGGTAGTCTTGGCGCTGGCAAAACCACGGTCCTCAATCACGTACTGACCGCAGACCACGGCTTAGAGGTCGCCGTCGTCGTCAACGACATGGGCGAGGTCAACGTCGACGCCGAGCACGTCACCCAGCAGTCCGATCTGGGTGGCGAGGAAGAGGTCATCGAGATGTCGAATGGCTGTATCTGCTGTCGCCTACGCGGCGACATGTTAGACGAGGTTGGTCGCCTCGCCGATCGCCGGGAGTTCGACTACCTGCTGGTCGAATCCTCCGGCATCTCCGAGCCGATTCCCGTCGCCCAGACGTTCGCGATGGGGTTCGAGGACGCCGAGTTCGACCCGACCGACACCTACGCGCTGGATACGATGGTGACGGTGGTCAACGCCCACAGCTTCTTCGAGTCGTTCGACTCCGGCGCGGCGCTGACGGATCAGGACGGCCACCTCGAGGGCGATTCGGGCCGCGTTCCCGAGGAAGTCCTGCTCGATCAGATCGAGTTCTGTGACGTACTCCTGCTCAACAAGTGCGATCTGGTCCCCGACGAGGACCTTGCAGAGATCGAGGCCGTTCTCGAGCGCTTGCAGCCGCGCGCGGAGATCATCCGGACGGAGTTCGGCGAGATTGACCCGGACGAGATTCTCGGCACCGGCGAGTTCGACTTCCAGCACGCCCAGAATTCAGCGGGCTGGAAACACGAGCTTCAGCACGACCATCATCACGACCCTCAGGAGGAACACGGCGTCACCTCGTTCGTCTACCAGCGCCGCCGGCCGTTCCACCCCGAGCGCATCGCCACACTGCTGTCGGACCTGCCGGACGAAGTTGTCCGCGCGAAAGGCTTCTTCTGGAGTGCAGGCCGCGAAGACGTTGCGATGGGCGTCGACAAAGCTGGCACGTCCGTCCGTGCTGGCCCCTCCGGAACGTGGCTTGCGAACCTGCCGAAAGCCGAACGCGAGCAGTACTTCGCCGCTCGCCCCGGTCTCAAAGATGACTGGCACGAGGAGTACGGCGACCGAATGACCCGGTTGGTGTTCATCGCGCGCGAGTTCGACGAGAGCGGGCTGATCGACCGACTCGACGACTGTGTGCTCACCGACGCTGAGATGGGTGCGGACTGGACCACCTACCTCGACCCGTTTGAACCGGAAAGCCGACGTGAACTCGCGCTCTCGCAGTAA
- a CDS encoding HalOD1 output domain-containing protein produces MESALNQAGSTSTTGTLVRYDIADDQSVTEAVIDAVATATGISPIELPPLYDSVDPDALNTLFDRQREGSALEMGFFYSDYRIVVEGDGRVIVSATE; encoded by the coding sequence ATGGAATCTGCACTTAATCAGGCTGGCTCGACGAGCACAACAGGGACACTGGTTCGCTACGATATCGCAGACGATCAATCGGTGACCGAAGCCGTGATCGACGCCGTTGCCACAGCCACCGGGATAAGTCCGATTGAACTCCCACCACTGTATGACAGCGTCGACCCAGACGCCCTCAACACGTTATTCGACCGCCAGCGTGAGGGATCTGCCCTCGAGATGGGCTTCTTCTATTCGGACTACCGCATCGTTGTCGAAGGCGACGGCCGCGTTATTGTTTCTGCGACTGAGTAA
- a CDS encoding helix-turn-helix transcriptional regulator, protein MVTDDIFALLSNADRRCILETLSERGPTTVDELATELAVAPSKTPDSGRADAVSRAKISLVHRHLPRLADHNVIAYDGPDGPVSLESVDGLESSLNTTTDYTDRSTPITRKAVTQSQKQ, encoded by the coding sequence ATGGTTACCGACGATATCTTTGCCCTCCTCTCGAATGCGGATCGACGCTGCATCCTCGAGACGCTGTCCGAACGCGGCCCAACGACGGTTGATGAACTCGCAACAGAACTCGCAGTTGCCCCATCCAAGACCCCTGATAGCGGCCGAGCCGACGCTGTCTCCCGTGCGAAAATCTCTCTGGTCCACCGACACCTGCCACGGTTGGCCGATCACAACGTCATCGCGTACGACGGTCCCGATGGCCCCGTCTCGCTCGAGTCGGTCGACGGACTGGAGTCGTCTCTGAATACAACGACTGACTACACCGATCGTAGTACCCCAATAACGCGGAAGGCCGTTACTCAGTCGCAGAAACAATAA